The following coding sequences are from one Mustela lutreola isolate mMusLut2 chromosome 5, mMusLut2.pri, whole genome shotgun sequence window:
- the CPLX2 gene encoding complexin-2 — MDFVMKQALGGATKDMGKMLGGEEEKDPDAQKKEEERQEALRQQEEERKAKHARMEAEREKVRQQIRDKYGLKKKEEKEAEEKAALEQPCEGSLTRPKKAIPAGCGDEEEEEEESILDTVLKYLPGPLQDMFKK, encoded by the exons ATGGACTTCGTCATGAAGCAGGCCCTTGGAG GGGCCACCAAGGATATGGGGAAGAtgctggggggagaggaggagaaggacccAGACGcacagaagaaggaggaggagcgaCAGGAGGCTCTGCGACAGCAGGAAGAGGAGCGTAAGGCCAAGCATGCACGCATGGAGGCTGAGCGGGAGAAGGTCCGGCAGCAGATCCGAGACAAG tatgggctgaagaagaaggaagagaaggaggcagaggagaaggccGCCCTGGAGCAGCCCTGTGAGGGGAGCCTGACCCGGCCCAAGAAGGCTATCCCTGCAGGCTGTGgggatgaagaggaggaagaggaggagagcaTCCTGGACACGGTGCTCAAATATCTCCCGGGGCCACTGCAGGACATGTTCAAGAAGTAA